The following proteins come from a genomic window of Panicum hallii strain FIL2 chromosome 8, PHallii_v3.1, whole genome shotgun sequence:
- the LOC112902011 gene encoding CASP-like protein 1U2, with protein MYGSDCHVMAAAAPNGSKAVTLLLRLCTFGLALASAVVMATASDCTIYGVDGVAATTVAFKNYPPFVYLVACNITAAILEMAAIYLQLVKDGEEAEAPVLPRVVPVVLDVAVQVLLYSSTGAVFAAVTAYGAQIRACAGAAGHFCEQVRRAKLVDLGASLAAGLAAIAKDIALPFSVWPISSD; from the exons ATGTACGGATCCGACTGCCATGtgatggccgccgccgcgccgaatGGCTCCAAGGCGGTGACCCTCCTGCTCCGCCTGTGCACGTTCGGGCTGGCGCTCGCCTCGGCGGTCGTCATGGCCACCGCGAGCGACTGCACCATCTACGGCGTCGACGGCGTCGCCGCCACCACTGTCGCCTTCAAGAACTACCCGCCCTTCGT TTACCTGGTTGCGTGCAACATCACCGCGGCGATCCTGGAGATGGCGGCGATCTACCTGCAGCTCGTCAAGGAcggcgaggaggcggaggcgccCGTGCTTCCCCGGGTCGTCCCGGTCGTCCTCGACGTTGCCGTGCAGGTGCTCCTCTACTCGTCGACGGGCGCGGTGTTCGCGGCGGTGACGGCGTACGGCGCGCAGATCAGGGcctgcgccggcgccgccgggcaCTTCTGCGAGCAGGTGCGCAGGGCAAAGCTCGTCGATTTGGGCGCCAGCTTAGCCGCCGGCCTCGCGGCCATCGCGAAGGACATCGCGCTTCCGTTCTCCGTGTGGCCCATCTCGTCAGACTGA